Within Harpia harpyja isolate bHarHar1 chromosome 4, bHarHar1 primary haplotype, whole genome shotgun sequence, the genomic segment TGGATCGGTTCATAGGCAGGGACATCCTGTTCCTGCGGGAGCTAAGGAGCACCGTGAAGAACAAGCTTTGCTCACGGAGTCTCTTGGCTGCTGTGTCTGAGAACTCCCTGAGGCTGCAGGAGGCCGCCCGGCTCTCTTACTTGTCCTGCCCTGAAGACCATGGTGGCAGTGAAATCCTAGCGCTCAGGGAGGAGATAAAGGTGCTAATGGAAGCACTGCTGGATGCCTCCAATACCCTCTTGGTCTCCCCACTGTCTACTGCCAGCTTGTACATTCGCTTTGagctcctgcagaaagacttggcCCTTAGGGCCAAGGCATTGTTGCTCCACCTGGAGAAGGTCAATACCAAACACCTGCGGGTCATCCGAGATGTCGTTGGACCAGCCCTGTCCCCCCTCTCTcaagaggagagggggagaagcaAACAGGCCTTTGAAGAGAAGGCAAGTTGTCTAATGGCTAATGTTCAGTGGGTAAAAACCACCCTCCAAGACATTCTGGAGGCCAACATGCAACTGCAGTCACAGGCAAACCTGCTCTCCGTCGCAGACCACCTCCTGATCCTCACGTCTGACGCAGTGGGCAGCGCCAGCCAGCTCTTCCAGAGCCACCAGGACAAAGGGCATCTCCGCCTAGACAGTATTGTCTGGTACTGGTCAGCAAAGGCGCACTACCTCGTCACACAGCTGCAGGCTGTCCAGGGCATCAGTGGACATACTCTGCAGCTCATTAGACAATGCCTGCAGAACGTGGGGGACCAGTGCTCTCCAAGACAATGCAACAGCACAGCCAAGCTCTTCCCAGCCCGAGAGCTTGATGCTCTGAGCCACACCAAGTCAGCAGAAACTTGCCCGAGCAGGAGCGGTCAAGGAAGTGGAGCTGCCAGGGAGGCACGTGAAATGGTACAGTAGCTTTTTACCCCATCAACTCTTACTGCAGGATGATGGCCAGGGCTGTCAGTCAGTCCTGGTACTCACACCATGGAGCACTAAGATAAGTGATGTTGGcacagacctctggaggtcaaTAGTCCAACCCCCTGGCCACCTTCacagttagatcaggttgctgcGTGCCCTATTCAGCTGAGTTCTGGATATCTGATCTGATGGGCACTCTTGCATAAATAAACCCATCTCCAAAACACTGTTTCTGAGGAGCAGAGGGCTGTACCGCTCTCCCTCCCCTGAAACACTACCTGTCTCTGCTCAGCTGCTCACCTCTCCACAAGCACCCTTTGGGACTACCAGCAAATCCACTCCCACAACAACTGCTGCTGGTTGTCAGGAGCTGGCAAAGGCTTCAGCAACACGATCCAGATCACTCAGCAGAGCAGTTTAGAGCACTTAATCATACTTCTCAACCGCGGGCGCTGTCAGCTTACACGACAGCTACCACCCATTTGGAGATAGCTCCAGGAGACAGCAGCACGGGGCACTGGGATTTTATAGTCCCACCGTGGGTGAAGGTGAGAGAAGGGCTGGTTGGGAAGGCAGAGCAGACCCAGCGAGGTGGCAGGCAGCTCTCCCATCTCCTTTACTCACCAAAAACTGCTTCAGAAACACACAGGCGGAGACTTCTCAGCATTGGTGCATCTGCACGCTCCAGACTTCGAAATCTGTTCAGTTCTTGTCTCAACAGCACCAGAACGGTCCTCCCAGTGTCTCCTTTGCCAGCGGCCCTGCGAAGCACAAGAGAGAAGACAGTGACACATGGCAGGGTGGCCCCAGTAAGATGTCCCAGGTCACCAAAGACATGGCAACAAGGATGCTTCACATGACTCAGTTCCTGAGGAAGAAGGGCCCCATTGTGGTATGGAGTGTTTcacctcctccaccccagcacattttttcctcaagaaGCACGGTCAAAGCCCAGTGCCTGCTGAAACCCCTGCATTACCCTGCTCTTGTGAGAGTGGCACCAGCTACATTTATGTAAAGCACTAGAAATCACTTCTTCCTGGTTAGATGTGAACTTGGCATCCAGTCCTTTCCTTGTTTCAGAATATATCTGGGCTTCCAGGATACTCCCCCTGTCTTGCAGGAAAAGTggtcttttctctccttctctccccaaacatttctttctattttgttttagaGCAAGGACCAGCTTGTCGCCTGCGCAAGGCAAATTGCTTCTGATGGGCAGGCGTTTGTTAAATTTGGCCGCATTGTTGCGAAGCACTGCCTGGACAAGAGATGCTCCGCAGAGCTG encodes:
- the LOC128140325 gene encoding uncharacterized protein LOC128140325 isoform X3, with the protein product MDTAHHIQDGLDGSNHPDILSPLRAQVRSTDVAKGLEFSPSHAGLRTITDEAALQEDILHCPSSQPGNLHPDVVPRKGDTHPVITALLAATRAHDIAAVNAACSALLELSNSCIDAAKEALPVAESPQMETLGQYQKIVLLTPCVISLARETAPRQLHHPNRLLQMALTLSKRICETKECLAAVAGSWYSLSQQVFGFILSADFLRGKQALDETMMSLAGTVQLAGDIASVACSKENPIFPNVWESFQQVQAKFSRAQMNTKALLEKAASFKGSCRVGKASLELHCVQWAISMHVLLGAVDRFIGRDILFLRELRSTVKNKLCSRSLLAAVSENSLRLQEAARLSYLSCPEDHGGSEILALREEIKVLMEALLDASNTLLVSPLSTASLYIRFELLQKDLALRAKALLLHLEKVNTKHLRVIRDVVGPALSPLSQEERGRSKQAFEEKASCLMANVQWVKTTLQDILEANMQLQSQANLLSVADHLLILTSDAVGSASQLFQSHQDKGHLRLDSIVWYWSAKAHYLVTQLQAVQGISGHTLQLIRQCLQNVGDQCSPRQCNSTAKLFPARELDALSHTKSAETCPSRSGQGSGAAREAREMFLSQQHQNGPPSVSFASGPAKHKREDSDTWQGGPSKMSQVTKDMATRMLHMTQFLRKKGPIVSKDQLVACARQIASDGQAFVKFGRIVAKHCLDKRCSAELLCATEQTHTISSQLSIVARVKAVTAESKSSSELLVSNVQNLIQAVLHVLKAAEAACIKPNMHLSRH